A region from the Benincasa hispida cultivar B227 chromosome 8, ASM972705v1, whole genome shotgun sequence genome encodes:
- the LOC120082981 gene encoding PR5-like receptor kinase isoform X2 translates to MEVSIYTKLEHRMSLLEKPAIRTKQELEVEYKNLYTIACDACREIHGKCGENATYQFYCICKTQDQHRPYVCIVSPRPGKSNLLKKILIIVAIATGSIILTISIIIFIYCTRKHISDDKKIEETIRRYSMHTSKRYSYSQLKKITNSFTNKLGQGGFSTVYKGKLRDGRDVAVKLLNESKENGQDFMNEVVSITKTSHVNIATLLGFCYERSKKALVYEYMSNESLDKYIFQRGLQIKNGVELSLSTLYSIVIGVGRGLEYLHCHCNTRILHFDIKPSNILLDSNFCPKISDFGLAKCIAKESRVSIASMKGTIGFMAPEVIFRNLGKVSHKSDVYSYGMLVLEMLDERKCPNEGVGQSSEEYFPDWIYKDLTRHEIDGGSCCWGNTEEEEEMARKMIIVGLHCIQTLPDDRPSMTDVVGMLEGSVDGLQIPPKPNLFGPPSTDLLQAAGAASSSSNSY, encoded by the exons ATGGAG GTCTCTATCTATACTAAGCTAGAGCATAGAATGAGCCTGTTGGAGAAGCCAGCAATTAGGACGAAACAAGAGTTGGAAGTTGAATACAAGAATCTCTATACTATAGCATGTGATGCATGTAGAGAAATTCATGGAAAGTGTGGAGAAAATGCAACGTACCAATTTTACTGCATTTGCAAAACCCAAGATCAGCATCGTCCTTACGTCTGCATAGTTTCTCCTCGACCTG gAAAGTCCAACCTACTCAAGAAAATATTAATCATAG TTGCAATTGCTACAGGAAGCATCATTTTAACAATCTCCATCATCATCTTCATATACTGCACAAGGAAACACATCTCAGACGACAAGAAAATTGAGGAAACGATAAGGAGATATTCCATGCACACATCAAAGCGGTACAGTTACTCACAACtgaaaaaaatcacaaattccTTCACAAACAAGCTTGGCCAAGGAGGATTTAGCACTGTCTACAAAGGAAAATTACGAGACGGTCGTGATGTGGCGGTGAAACTCTTGAATGAATCAAAAGAAAATGGCCAAGATTTTATGAATGAAGTTGTTAGCATCACCAAAACATCACATGTAAACATAGCCACCCTCTTGGGATTCTGCTATGAGCGAAGTAAAAAGGCTTTAGTTTATGAATACATGTCTAATGAGTCATTGGACAAGTACATATTTCAAAGAGGGCTACAGATAAAAAATGGTGTGGAGTTGAGTTTGAGCACACTCTATAGCATCGTTATTGGTGTGGGTCGAGGCTTAGAGTATTTGCATTGCCACTGCAACACAAGGATCTTGCATTTTGACATCAAACCAAGCAACATTCTTTTGGACAGTAATTTCTGCCCTAAGATCTCAGACTTCGGGCTTGCAAAATGCATAGCCAAAGAGAGTCGTGTGTCAATCGCAAGTATGAAAGGAACAATAGGATTCATGGCACCTGAAGTAATATTTAGAAATCTTGGCAAAGTTTCACACAAATCTGATGTTTATAGTTATGGAATGTTGGTTCTTGAGATGTTGGATGAAAGAAAGTGTCCCAATGAAGGAGTAGGACAGAGCAGTGAAGAGTACTTTCCTGATTGGATATATAAGGATCTTACACGACATGAAATAGATGGAGGTTCTTGTTGCTGGGGCAAcacagaagaggaagaagaaatggcAAGAAAAATGATAATCGTGGGGTTGCACTGCATTCAGACATTGCCGGATGACAGGCCGTCAATGACCGATGTGGTTGGAATGTTAGAAGGCAGTGTTGATGGTTTACAGATACCACCAAAACCCAACTTGTTTGGACCTCCATCAACTGATCTACTCCAAGCTGCTGGTGCTGCTTCTTCTTCATCGAACTCATACTAA
- the LOC120082981 gene encoding LEAF RUST 10 DISEASE-RESISTANCE LOCUS RECEPTOR-LIKE PROTEIN KINASE-like 2.2 isoform X1: MNSLEYNVMKINQSDDEVTIRREDRPDNFRALNKTETATLDYHVFMYCSNDRNISVWYGCPQKEKNLEYYRFPWGSKQGKEGRYVFYTSGQTGGSKMKTEVTGKINGSEGRINQMMSVRMAVKGRTRSFGFISNNLHKDITEGLEGKKDGMTLTGKAGILDFTLPYMEQTNKVSIYTKLEHRMSLLEKPAIRTKQELEVEYKNLYTIACDACREIHGKCGENATYQFYCICKTQDQHRPYVCIVSPRPGKSNLLKKILIIVAIATGSIILTISIIIFIYCTRKHISDDKKIEETIRRYSMHTSKRYSYSQLKKITNSFTNKLGQGGFSTVYKGKLRDGRDVAVKLLNESKENGQDFMNEVVSITKTSHVNIATLLGFCYERSKKALVYEYMSNESLDKYIFQRGLQIKNGVELSLSTLYSIVIGVGRGLEYLHCHCNTRILHFDIKPSNILLDSNFCPKISDFGLAKCIAKESRVSIASMKGTIGFMAPEVIFRNLGKVSHKSDVYSYGMLVLEMLDERKCPNEGVGQSSEEYFPDWIYKDLTRHEIDGGSCCWGNTEEEEEMARKMIIVGLHCIQTLPDDRPSMTDVVGMLEGSVDGLQIPPKPNLFGPPSTDLLQAAGAASSSSNSY, encoded by the exons ATGAATTCATTGGAATATAACGTTATGAAGATCAACCAGTCGGATGATGAAGTGACGATCAGGAGAGAAGACCGCCCTGATAATTTTCGCGCACTAAATAAAACGGAAACAGCAACTCTGGATTACCATGTGTTTATGTATTGTTCCAATGACCGAAACATCTCTGTCTGGTACGGTTGTCCCCAAAAAGAGAAGAACTTAGAGTATTACAGATTTCCTTGGGGCTCAAAACAGGGAAAAGAGGGGCGTTATGTTTTTTATACAAGTGGACAAACTGGAGGGTCTAAAATGAAGACCGAAGTGACAGGTAAGATAAACGGGTCGGAAGGTAGAATAAACCAAATGATGTCGGTTAGGATGGCGGTGAAAGGTAGAACACGATCGTTCGGCTTCATATCCAACAATCTGCATAAGGATATAACAGAAGGCTTGGAAGGTAAAAAGGATGGAATGACTCTGACAGGGAAGGCTGGGATACTTGATTTCACCTTGCCGTACATGGAGCAAACTAACAAG GTCTCTATCTATACTAAGCTAGAGCATAGAATGAGCCTGTTGGAGAAGCCAGCAATTAGGACGAAACAAGAGTTGGAAGTTGAATACAAGAATCTCTATACTATAGCATGTGATGCATGTAGAGAAATTCATGGAAAGTGTGGAGAAAATGCAACGTACCAATTTTACTGCATTTGCAAAACCCAAGATCAGCATCGTCCTTACGTCTGCATAGTTTCTCCTCGACCTG gAAAGTCCAACCTACTCAAGAAAATATTAATCATAG TTGCAATTGCTACAGGAAGCATCATTTTAACAATCTCCATCATCATCTTCATATACTGCACAAGGAAACACATCTCAGACGACAAGAAAATTGAGGAAACGATAAGGAGATATTCCATGCACACATCAAAGCGGTACAGTTACTCACAACtgaaaaaaatcacaaattccTTCACAAACAAGCTTGGCCAAGGAGGATTTAGCACTGTCTACAAAGGAAAATTACGAGACGGTCGTGATGTGGCGGTGAAACTCTTGAATGAATCAAAAGAAAATGGCCAAGATTTTATGAATGAAGTTGTTAGCATCACCAAAACATCACATGTAAACATAGCCACCCTCTTGGGATTCTGCTATGAGCGAAGTAAAAAGGCTTTAGTTTATGAATACATGTCTAATGAGTCATTGGACAAGTACATATTTCAAAGAGGGCTACAGATAAAAAATGGTGTGGAGTTGAGTTTGAGCACACTCTATAGCATCGTTATTGGTGTGGGTCGAGGCTTAGAGTATTTGCATTGCCACTGCAACACAAGGATCTTGCATTTTGACATCAAACCAAGCAACATTCTTTTGGACAGTAATTTCTGCCCTAAGATCTCAGACTTCGGGCTTGCAAAATGCATAGCCAAAGAGAGTCGTGTGTCAATCGCAAGTATGAAAGGAACAATAGGATTCATGGCACCTGAAGTAATATTTAGAAATCTTGGCAAAGTTTCACACAAATCTGATGTTTATAGTTATGGAATGTTGGTTCTTGAGATGTTGGATGAAAGAAAGTGTCCCAATGAAGGAGTAGGACAGAGCAGTGAAGAGTACTTTCCTGATTGGATATATAAGGATCTTACACGACATGAAATAGATGGAGGTTCTTGTTGCTGGGGCAAcacagaagaggaagaagaaatggcAAGAAAAATGATAATCGTGGGGTTGCACTGCATTCAGACATTGCCGGATGACAGGCCGTCAATGACCGATGTGGTTGGAATGTTAGAAGGCAGTGTTGATGGTTTACAGATACCACCAAAACCCAACTTGTTTGGACCTCCATCAACTGATCTACTCCAAGCTGCTGGTGCTGCTTCTTCTTCATCGAACTCATACTAA